A region of the Leeuwenhoekiella sp. MAR_2009_132 genome:
TTTTTGATAATGTAGGAGGTCCTATTTTTGACGCAGTTATGGCAAATATTGCTCGCAATGCTCATGTGGTTTTATGTGGTGCAATTGCAGATTATAACAAAACCGAAACTCCTACAGGACCACGTGTTAACACTGCTATAATCAAAAATAGTGTTACTATGAGTGGTTTTACTTTAGGCGATTTCAGATCAGATTTTCCCGAAGGAGTTCAAAAACTTGCAGGATGGTTATCTTCAGGAAAATTAGAATATGAAGAAACTATTGTTGAAGGTTTTGATAATATTCCACAGGCATTTTTAGATCTTTTTGATGGAAAGAATAAAGGTAAAATGGTTGTAAAAATTTAAAGACTATTTTTTAGATTTTATATATAGAAGAAGCCTGTAAATTGAATGTTACAGGCTTTTTATTTGCAATTTGAATTTGTGTATCTTTGCAGTATTATGAAACAAGTTTTTAACCAAATAATGGCTGTTCTAATGGCATTTGTAGTATTGTGTACTACAATGTCATTTACTGTGAATATGCATTATTGCGGCGATACGCTTGTAGATTACTCACTTACAAATCATACCAAATCCTGTGGTATGGAGGTAAAGCAGGATAAAAAGATACCCAGTGCTTGTGATACTATGGTTAACGCAAAATCTTGTTGTTCAGATAAAACTTTAAGTGCTAAAGCTCAGGATGATCTA
Encoded here:
- a CDS encoding HYC_CC_PP family protein translates to MKQVFNQIMAVLMAFVVLCTTMSFTVNMHYCGDTLVDYSLTNHTKSCGMEVKQDKKIPSACDTMVNAKSCCSDKTLSAKAQDDLKPVFHSLDLKQQFLAVTFLYSYVSIFSLETLDTTSFTAYSPPTLIRDIQTLDQVFII